A region from the Nymphalis io chromosome 9, ilAglIoxx1.1, whole genome shotgun sequence genome encodes:
- the LOC126770666 gene encoding 39S ribosomal protein L12, mitochondrial, with product MNSIRLLRVLPTRQWRSFSRCTVLHQEVAEAINPLTIPPPEGVDKPVSPKIEKIVSEITTLNLLEVSELSQVLKKRLNLPDAPVMPMGGFTGMVAQAPQDEEEAAPKAVKTSFTVKMTKFDDKQKVALIKEIKGLLEGFNLVQAKKFVESVPTVVKADISKDEAEKLKEALTKVGAVIEID from the exons ATGAATAGCATCAGATTATTAAGAGTACTTCCCACACGTCAGTGGCGTTCATTCTCACGatg caCTGTTCTACATCAAGAGGTAGCGGAAGCGATTAATCCTCTCACTATCCCACCTCCAGAAGGTGTGGACAAGCCAGTTTCTCCTAAAATTGAAAAGATAGTATCAGAAATAACAACCTTAAACTTACTTGAAGTGTCAGAACTAAGTCAAGTTTTGAAGAAGAGGTTGAATCTCCCTGACGCACCGGTCATGCCTATGGGAGGTTTTACTGGAATGGTAGCACAAGCACCTCAAGACGAGGAGGAAGCTGCACCAAAGGCAGTGAAGACAAGCTTTAca GTTAAAATGACCAAATTCGATGACAAACAGAAGGTGGCACTCATCAAAGAAATTAAGGGTCTTCTAGAAGGGTTCAATTTAGTCCAAGCCAAGAAGTTTGTGGAGAGTGTACCTACAGTAGTTAAGGCTGATATTTCTAAGGATGAAGCCGAAAAATTAAAAGAGGCTTTAACTAAAGTTGGAGCTGTTATAGAAATTGATTAA